The following are encoded together in the Picrophilus oshimae DSM 9789 genome:
- a CDS encoding nicotinamide-nucleotide adenylyltransferase translates to MRAFIVGRFQPFHNGHMEILKRILHENDSVIIGIGSAQFSHTLKDPFTAGERHLMISSALEESGVYNYYLVPIEDVNSNPLWVSHVESLTPPFQRVYTNNPLVKRLFYEKGYEVLSMDLLNRKEWSGTSIRNKMIRGENWKKDVPPAVARVIDEIDGVSRIRDLSESDE, encoded by the coding sequence ATGAGGGCTTTTATAGTTGGCAGGTTCCAGCCTTTTCATAACGGCCATATGGAGATCTTAAAGAGGATACTCCATGAAAACGATTCCGTAATAATAGGCATAGGCAGCGCCCAGTTTTCACATACATTAAAGGATCCATTTACTGCCGGTGAGAGGCATTTAATGATATCATCCGCACTTGAGGAGAGTGGTGTGTACAATTATTATCTTGTACCAATTGAGGATGTTAATTCGAATCCCCTCTGGGTGTCCCACGTTGAATCATTAACGCCACCATTTCAAAGAGTTTACACAAACAATCCACTTGTAAAGAGACTTTTTTATGAAAAGGGCTATGAGGTTCTTTCAATGGATCTGCTTAACAGAAAGGAATGGTCTGGCACATCAATAAGAAACAAGATGATAAGGGGTGAAAACTGGAAAAAGGATGTACCGCCTGCGGTTGCAAGGGTTATAGACGAAATAGATGGCGTTTCAAGAATACGCGATCTTTCAGAGAGTGATGAATAA
- the dcd gene encoding dCTP deaminase, with product MLNDLEIINMAKRSLLISKNFDEKCLTPNGYDLRINDIIPGNDIKKGTVFFVSSYEEIKLPDNIIGLLFIRSSFARKGIFGSFGVVDAGYMGNLTLSFYNALKDVKIERYERIVQIVFERIEKPEKTYSERSGNYYGKSGINL from the coding sequence ATGCTCAACGATCTTGAGATAATTAATATGGCAAAAAGATCATTGCTTATATCCAAGAATTTTGATGAAAAATGCTTAACACCGAACGGCTACGATCTTAGAATTAACGATATAATCCCTGGAAATGATATAAAAAAGGGAACGGTATTCTTTGTATCATCATATGAGGAAATAAAGCTGCCTGATAATATCATAGGATTATTATTTATAAGATCATCATTTGCCAGGAAGGGCATCTTTGGCTCATTTGGCGTTGTTGATGCCGGTTATATGGGAAATTTAACACTTTCATTTTATAACGCATTAAAAGATGTAAAAATTGAAAGATATGAAAGAATCGTCCAGATCGTCTTTGAAAGGATAGAAAAACCTGAAAAAACATATTCAGAAAGATCCGGGAATTATTATGGTAAATCAGGTATAAACCTATAA
- a CDS encoding purine-cytosine permease family protein, protein MNSEHMFGKFSDNLSDNYEIDSIPENLRNKKPSELFTLWFAANLTVGDFAVGFIPVELGLNIYYAILAIIIGNVLGSALLGVMSLTGPRTGLPQMVISRYGFGKRFGIFISGLQWINTMGWLTVNLVLAGFALSLALHFSVYEIPVFVTGIIILLISYLGRNIISHFERAMSIVLGIIFSFIVIDSMIRPEKILLYHGVYSGIGFGITLASTFSYIMSWAPYAADYSRYNQDKGSVFTYSFVGGMISSIWAEIAGLFVAILSVNPDLNPALDLKDALGYYGFIGLYALFLGGIAADAINLYSNSLSMKSMGIKIKRRLVSIIGISIAIIVSMIAYNKFYLFYEDFLFILDYWITPWIGIMIASFFIDMHGKPLSGIPGFNVPGILSYFISLGASVPFMDPGFLYEGVISKLYLGGVDISYYVSFLLSIPLYIAIRKLIKNKDIVINAQRS, encoded by the coding sequence ATGAATTCAGAACACATGTTCGGTAAATTTTCAGACAATTTATCGGACAATTATGAAATAGATAGCATTCCAGAGAATTTAAGGAATAAGAAGCCATCGGAGCTGTTTACACTATGGTTTGCCGCGAATCTAACCGTTGGTGATTTTGCCGTTGGATTTATACCGGTTGAGCTCGGCCTTAACATTTATTATGCCATTCTTGCAATAATCATAGGAAATGTCCTTGGGTCTGCACTTTTGGGTGTAATGTCACTGACAGGCCCAAGAACAGGGCTACCACAGATGGTTATAAGCAGGTATGGCTTTGGAAAGAGGTTTGGAATCTTTATATCAGGTCTTCAGTGGATAAACACAATGGGCTGGCTCACAGTAAACCTGGTTCTTGCTGGATTTGCATTATCACTTGCACTGCACTTCTCGGTTTATGAAATACCGGTCTTTGTAACAGGAATAATCATACTATTAATATCATACCTTGGCAGGAACATTATAAGCCATTTTGAAAGGGCTATGAGCATCGTCCTTGGCATCATATTTTCTTTTATAGTTATAGATTCAATGATAAGACCTGAAAAAATTCTTTTATATCATGGCGTTTACAGTGGCATCGGTTTTGGAATAACACTTGCAAGCACGTTCTCATATATAATGTCCTGGGCACCATATGCGGCAGATTATTCAAGGTACAATCAAGACAAAGGCAGCGTTTTTACATATTCATTCGTAGGTGGCATGATATCATCCATATGGGCTGAAATTGCAGGTCTTTTTGTTGCAATCCTTTCTGTAAATCCTGACCTGAATCCGGCTCTTGATCTAAAGGATGCCCTTGGATACTATGGCTTTATAGGACTTTATGCATTATTCCTTGGTGGCATAGCCGCAGACGCAATAAATCTATATTCAAATTCATTATCAATGAAGAGCATGGGCATAAAAATAAAAAGAAGGCTTGTATCAATTATAGGAATATCAATAGCAATAATTGTTTCAATGATTGCATATAACAAATTTTATCTATTCTATGAGGACTTTCTTTTTATACTTGACTACTGGATAACCCCATGGATAGGCATAATGATAGCAAGCTTTTTCATTGACATGCACGGTAAACCATTATCAGGTATTCCTGGATTTAATGTTCCAGGCATATTATCATATTTTATCTCACTTGGTGCATCTGTTCCATTCATGGATCCCGGATTCTTATATGAGGGCGTAATATCAAAGCTTTACCTTGGCGGCGTTGATATAAGCTACTACGTATCATTTTTGCTCTCGATACCGTTGTACATTGCAATAAGAAAATTAATAAAAAACAAAGATATTGTAATAAATGCTCAACGATCTTGA
- a CDS encoding cyclase family protein: MEIKDIIDLTNSIYNEMPVWPSSPLPEIKRSGIIPREDYNIEEIKTMTHTSTHIDAPYHFSESGETVDNLNLRSIVGDGFCIEIDKKPGEEITAQDLRSKWREYYNNIILIRTGFSKIRSFDRNFLYNFPGLSMDAADFFMDKNVKTIGIDTLGIEPYWHSDFPVHKKLLSRGFIFIEDMNLENLIEGKRYFIVALPIKIKNGSGAMARCIALDIY; this comes from the coding sequence ATGGAGATAAAAGATATTATTGATCTAACAAACAGTATATACAATGAGATGCCTGTTTGGCCATCCTCCCCATTGCCAGAGATAAAAAGATCCGGAATAATACCAAGGGAAGATTATAATATAGAAGAGATAAAGACAATGACGCACACATCAACACATATCGATGCGCCTTATCATTTTTCGGAATCAGGCGAAACTGTGGATAATCTAAATTTGAGGAGCATTGTTGGTGATGGATTCTGCATAGAAATAGATAAAAAACCAGGTGAGGAGATAACAGCACAAGATCTAAGATCAAAATGGAGGGAATACTATAATAATATAATACTTATAAGAACAGGTTTTTCTAAGATTAGATCGTTCGACAGGAACTTTTTATACAATTTCCCTGGGCTATCAATGGATGCAGCAGACTTTTTTATGGATAAAAATGTAAAAACCATAGGCATAGACACGCTTGGTATAGAACCATACTGGCATTCAGATTTCCCGGTGCATAAAAAGCTTCTTTCAAGGGGCTTTATATTCATAGAGGATATGAACCTTGAAAACCTCATTGAGGGTAAACGCTATTTTATAGTGGCACTGCCCATAAAGATAAAAAATGGCAGTGGCGCAATGGCAAGATGTATAGCTCTTGATATCTATTAA
- a CDS encoding serine/threonine-protein kinase codes for MDETFGNNRYSVIKKLGEGGKGIVYKCIDNNLNRIVALKLIKSESLDDESYSRIIREAETTARLSHPNIVSIYDMQKEDNRFFMVIEYIDGKDLLDYIDNKPLKLDEILSLIIPITSALSYAHKNGVLHRDIKPENIMVSKNGEPKLMDFGLAKALDRPGITRAGTIVGTPAYLSPESALGRESDNRSDLYSLGCVLYYMSTGRPPFTINDTIKLIYSHIHDYPAEPSKINKDIPRQLDSIIMKLLRKNPDDRFQSADELLYALKALEMENRPDNKKEIIEKTDSYKDQSMLIGLDSIISELQSAVDSGLSGSGSIYLITGESGQGKTRILEKTMDYAVLRGTKSILLKGRESRMSTPNYLFTEMFREFFYEAPQQLVYKVCGDYGDVAVKILPELISKLGRINDYMSSEPDQARLRFYDGVIEIIKNMSIEYPVLMEIDDINYADSGSLSIIDSIMDKLQSLRFVIIATMSKSDSYNDELDHIISNRILNKMETKNLDRPQTAMLIASRLNEDVSKISDEFTDFIFVKTDGNPFYIEEVLKLLKDKKLIFRDEHGSWDRKPIEEIGIPSSIGSFIKERLSSLDDITMDIISMASVIGYEFDVDVLESISGIDENQFEKIIENSIKRKIVYERKTAPGEFRLFFSNPQLHDYLYENMSMFRKRKLHAKIANAIESIYGDNNSAFFRDLARHYLEAGNLQKALDYNIKLADNWSESFQFDQAVKEYRRALEILGEIHKPGKDSEMLRANLLYKISENAVFNNDISENDSIYLDEAIRIFDRYGEDKKIAESILISSASYNKFDYYIDYTRSFLNRLYENKGDPEVIGIASTAIIGSLWYTANVSEARKWGKKYIDYVRSINYYDKYTIRCKEILLLVHPLNSYSDLDDIIKSYEEIAYESTNLLEKHPDDLILLNTLSTLFNNFGTMMARMVFDLKKAEQAFDRGIQFAGKISRGQKARLEISKYEELFLSGNRDVVNRYFDMVFKSNSRDDFYIMVSKFGELYFDYFHGDIDKTITLISELEKIPSMQVLTSIPEVKVPIFVDNKKITEIYDYIEDIIKKIDGEITGDTIKGYIITLMHAVYVSSIANNSENAIKYLSLIKNEYNKYGLWWIGSYMNIAESYYQSYFGNRDAAKKLMNDSALKFHEHGFDIYYGIYMYELAVLYHMDGEQEKCNMALDSALSVFTPINFTLYIEKCLRLKELLKA; via the coding sequence ATGGATGAAACTTTTGGAAATAACAGATATTCTGTTATTAAAAAGCTTGGCGAGGGGGGCAAGGGCATTGTTTATAAATGCATTGACAATAATTTAAACAGAATAGTTGCATTGAAGTTAATAAAAAGTGAGAGCCTTGATGATGAATCATATTCAAGGATTATTAGAGAGGCTGAGACAACTGCAAGGTTATCACATCCAAACATTGTTTCAATATATGACATGCAGAAGGAAGATAACAGGTTCTTCATGGTTATAGAATACATAGATGGTAAGGATCTTCTGGATTACATAGATAATAAGCCATTAAAACTTGATGAAATACTTAGTTTAATTATACCAATTACATCTGCGCTTTCATACGCGCATAAAAACGGCGTGCTGCATAGAGATATTAAACCAGAGAACATAATGGTCTCAAAGAACGGTGAGCCAAAGTTAATGGATTTCGGTCTTGCAAAGGCCCTTGATAGACCCGGAATAACAAGGGCAGGAACGATAGTTGGTACACCGGCATATCTATCACCTGAAAGCGCCCTTGGCAGGGAATCTGATAACAGATCAGATCTTTACTCACTTGGCTGTGTTCTATACTATATGAGCACAGGAAGGCCACCATTTACAATAAATGATACGATAAAATTGATATATAGCCATATACACGATTATCCGGCTGAACCATCAAAGATAAACAAGGATATTCCAAGGCAGCTGGATTCAATAATAATGAAGCTTTTAAGAAAGAACCCGGATGACAGATTTCAAAGCGCAGATGAATTATTATACGCCCTGAAGGCCCTTGAAATGGAAAACAGGCCTGATAATAAAAAAGAAATAATTGAAAAAACAGATTCATATAAAGATCAGTCTATGCTTATAGGTCTTGATAGTATAATTTCGGAGTTACAGTCTGCTGTAGATTCCGGATTATCAGGCTCCGGCAGCATATATTTAATAACAGGCGAGTCCGGTCAGGGAAAGACAAGGATCCTTGAAAAGACCATGGATTATGCTGTTTTGCGTGGAACAAAATCGATACTCTTAAAGGGTCGTGAATCAAGAATGTCAACACCGAATTACCTGTTTACAGAGATGTTCCGTGAGTTCTTTTACGAGGCCCCGCAGCAGCTTGTTTACAAGGTCTGTGGTGATTATGGTGATGTTGCCGTAAAGATACTTCCTGAACTAATTTCAAAACTTGGAAGAATCAATGATTACATGTCCAGTGAGCCTGATCAGGCAAGGCTTAGATTCTACGATGGCGTTATAGAAATAATAAAAAATATGTCAATTGAGTACCCGGTACTCATGGAAATAGACGATATAAACTATGCTGACAGCGGATCTTTAAGTATAATAGATTCAATAATGGATAAATTGCAGTCACTCCGTTTTGTTATAATAGCAACGATGTCAAAAAGCGATTCTTACAACGATGAGCTGGATCATATAATATCAAACAGGATTTTAAATAAAATGGAGACAAAAAATCTTGACAGACCACAGACTGCAATGTTAATAGCCTCAAGGCTAAACGAGGATGTATCAAAAATAAGCGATGAGTTTACAGATTTTATCTTTGTAAAAACTGATGGGAATCCATTCTACATAGAGGAGGTATTAAAGCTTTTAAAGGACAAGAAGTTGATATTCAGGGATGAACATGGAAGCTGGGATAGAAAGCCGATAGAGGAAATAGGAATACCATCATCAATAGGCTCTTTTATTAAGGAAAGATTATCAAGCCTGGATGATATAACCATGGACATTATATCAATGGCATCTGTCATCGGCTATGAATTCGATGTTGATGTTCTTGAATCGATATCCGGCATTGATGAAAACCAGTTTGAAAAGATAATAGAGAACTCAATAAAAAGAAAGATCGTTTATGAAAGGAAGACCGCACCAGGGGAGTTTAGATTATTCTTTTCGAATCCACAATTGCATGATTATTTGTACGAAAATATGAGCATGTTTAGAAAAAGAAAGCTTCATGCAAAGATAGCAAATGCAATTGAAAGCATCTACGGGGATAACAACAGCGCATTCTTCCGGGATCTTGCAAGGCACTATTTGGAGGCTGGAAACCTTCAAAAGGCCCTTGATTATAATATTAAGCTTGCCGATAACTGGTCAGAATCATTCCAGTTTGATCAGGCCGTAAAGGAATACCGCAGGGCACTTGAAATACTTGGAGAGATACACAAACCAGGAAAGGATAGCGAGATGCTAAGGGCAAATCTATTGTATAAAATATCAGAAAACGCAGTATTTAATAATGATATATCTGAAAATGATTCAATATACCTCGATGAGGCCATAAGAATCTTTGACAGGTACGGCGAGGATAAAAAGATCGCGGAATCAATTTTAATATCAAGTGCATCATATAATAAATTTGATTATTATATAGATTACACGAGATCATTTTTAAACAGGCTTTATGAAAACAAGGGAGATCCTGAGGTTATAGGCATAGCATCAACGGCAATTATAGGATCTTTATGGTACACGGCCAATGTTTCAGAGGCCAGAAAATGGGGCAAAAAATACATTGACTATGTCAGGAGCATAAACTATTATGATAAGTATACAATTAGATGCAAGGAAATACTTCTTTTGGTTCATCCACTTAATTCATACAGTGATCTTGATGATATAATTAAAAGCTATGAAGAAATAGCATATGAATCAACAAATCTTCTTGAAAAACATCCCGATGATTTAATACTGCTTAACACCTTATCAACGCTTTTCAACAATTTTGGGACAATGATGGCCAGGATGGTCTTTGATTTAAAAAAGGCCGAGCAGGCATTCGATAGGGGCATTCAATTTGCCGGAAAGATCAGCAGGGGCCAGAAAGCGCGTCTTGAGATATCCAAATACGAGGAGCTATTTTTAAGCGGCAATAGGGACGTTGTTAACAGATACTTTGATATGGTCTTTAAAAGCAATTCAAGGGATGATTTTTATATTATGGTCTCAAAATTTGGCGAGCTCTATTTTGATTACTTTCATGGTGATATTGATAAAACAATCACGTTAATATCAGAGCTTGAGAAGATACCGTCAATGCAGGTCTTAACATCGATACCGGAGGTAAAGGTGCCAATCTTTGTTGACAATAAAAAAATCACAGAAATATATGATTACATTGAAGATATTATAAAAAAAATAGATGGTGAGATCACAGGCGATACAATAAAGGGCTATATTATAACATTGATGCACGCTGTTTACGTATCATCAATTGCAAATAACAGCGAAAATGCCATAAAATATTTATCATTGATCAAAAATGAATATAATAAATACGGACTCTGGTGGATAGGTTCATACATGAACATAGCTGAATCCTATTATCAATCATACTTTGGAAACCGTGATGCTGCAAAGAAATTAATGAACGATTCAGCATTAAAATTTCATGAGCATGGTTTTGATATATACTATGGTATATACATGTATGAGCTTGCGGTTCTTTATCACATGGATGGGGAGCAGGAAAAATGCAATATGGCACTGGACAGCGCATTAAGCGTTTTTACGCCAATAAATTTTACACTGTACATTGAAAAATGCCTGAGATTAAAGGAGCTTTTAAAGGCATGA
- a CDS encoding UbiA family prenyltransferase, whose translation MNKSILKFMRKSKTMTLSTDGIKLWGTKVYYALDHGFIFFIEKKGLTIQNIYKNNNVSFEIDNNKLSIIVQGSGHVEILGEPTDFDRERGILLYKVPEDVQFMKHGTVYIARLVPDFIRVIDMRTEFKKFDIDINLDEFTEKQHPVFLSSRPWSFQQSIAAILLGAVLATRINLFLLFLSIMGVLLAQASFNILNGYFDFKSGNDNKLSMTSTRVFIDRIVPERRAVQYSMIMLILAVIIGIYAVYIKPEILLYFVIGLIGGILYNLPRIGLKRMALGDISVFIIWSVIFLGSYIFQGGIINIPVIFISFAVGILTLSILHSNNWRDIKDDKNANVKTVASLLGEKISMIYYLILIYIPYILISTAFYLSYKLLPLLSVFITIPMSVYLARIAINNKNIKRGELDRLTARFTFIFAITGAVFYLGIMFIYGMDKFIL comes from the coding sequence ATGAATAAATCTATATTAAAATTCATGAGAAAATCAAAAACCATGACCCTATCTACCGATGGGATAAAACTATGGGGAACAAAGGTTTACTATGCCCTGGATCATGGATTCATCTTCTTTATAGAGAAAAAGGGATTAACCATACAAAATATATACAAGAACAATAATGTAAGCTTTGAGATAGATAATAATAAATTATCGATAATAGTTCAGGGTTCAGGCCACGTTGAGATTCTTGGTGAGCCAACAGATTTTGACAGGGAGCGTGGTATACTTCTTTACAAGGTTCCAGAGGATGTCCAGTTCATGAAGCACGGCACGGTCTATATTGCAAGATTGGTACCCGATTTTATCAGGGTCATAGACATGAGAACAGAGTTTAAAAAGTTCGATATTGATATAAATTTGGATGAATTTACAGAGAAGCAGCATCCTGTATTTTTATCATCAAGGCCATGGAGCTTCCAGCAGAGCATAGCTGCAATACTGCTTGGCGCCGTGCTTGCAACGAGAATAAATTTATTCCTGCTTTTTTTATCCATCATGGGCGTTCTTCTGGCCCAGGCATCCTTTAATATATTAAATGGCTACTTTGATTTCAAATCAGGAAATGATAATAAGCTATCAATGACAAGCACCAGGGTATTTATAGACAGGATTGTTCCAGAGCGCAGGGCAGTCCAATATTCAATGATAATGCTAATACTTGCCGTAATTATTGGAATCTACGCAGTATATATAAAACCGGAGATACTATTATACTTTGTTATAGGCCTTATTGGCGGTATATTATATAATCTTCCAAGAATAGGCTTAAAAAGGATGGCCCTTGGTGATATCTCAGTGTTTATAATATGGTCTGTTATTTTTCTTGGAAGCTATATTTTCCAGGGAGGAATAATAAATATACCTGTGATCTTCATATCATTTGCCGTTGGTATATTAACCTTAAGCATACTTCACAGCAACAACTGGCGTGACATAAAGGATGACAAGAATGCAAATGTAAAAACTGTGGCATCATTGCTGGGCGAAAAAATATCAATGATCTATTATCTTATACTGATATACATACCATACATACTTATATCTACAGCATTCTATCTTTCATATAAATTACTGCCACTGCTCTCTGTTTTTATAACAATACCAATGTCGGTATACCTGGCAAGAATAGCAATTAACAATAAAAATATAAAGCGCGGGGAGCTTGACAGGTTAACAGCAAGATTCACATTCATCTTTGCAATAACAGGCGCGGTATTCTACCTTGGCATTATGTTTATATACGGCATGGATAAATTTATACTATAA
- a CDS encoding prenyltransferase, whose translation MKIIDLIRGLKIPLYFTSVSPVIIAFSFDHYKKLYLFIVMILIVLFMQAALNLSMDYYDYKNGKKLYNDDTLFPVGPYLIIKNHVNPKIIRYFFIITMLIAVSLGIYLLVITEKYYLIIIGIIAVIVSLLYVLPPVMLDNRGLGEISTFLSFGPLVYTGAVIVFNLNVDVFVLITGIFTGLLASAIRFLHHSIEDKPNGTRVTHFKEIYSLMLIPAFVITVYKLYLFVFLIPAFIIAIIHIIYIHGDPFKITRKTNEIVFIDIISTLLFVIYLTF comes from the coding sequence ATGAAGATTATTGATTTAATCAGGGGATTAAAGATACCATTGTACTTTACTTCTGTATCACCAGTTATAATAGCTTTTTCATTCGATCATTATAAAAAATTATATTTATTCATTGTAATGATTTTAATAGTCCTGTTTATGCAGGCTGCATTAAACCTTTCAATGGATTACTATGATTATAAAAATGGTAAAAAACTTTACAATGATGATACCCTGTTTCCTGTTGGCCCGTACCTGATAATAAAAAATCATGTTAATCCCAAAATAATAAGATACTTTTTTATCATAACAATGCTTATAGCGGTTTCCCTTGGAATATACCTGCTTGTAATCACAGAAAAATATTATTTAATAATCATAGGTATTATAGCGGTTATAGTTTCACTCCTTTACGTGCTTCCACCTGTGATGCTGGACAACCGCGGCCTTGGTGAGATATCAACGTTCCTTTCTTTTGGACCACTGGTTTACACAGGTGCTGTAATAGTCTTCAATTTAAATGTTGATGTATTTGTATTAATCACAGGCATATTTACAGGTTTGCTGGCATCTGCCATTAGATTTTTGCATCATTCCATTGAGGATAAACCTAACGGTACAAGAGTAACGCATTTTAAGGAGATATATTCCTTAATGCTTATTCCGGCATTTGTTATCACAGTTTATAAATTGTATCTTTTTGTTTTTTTAATACCGGCATTCATTATTGCAATAATACACATAATTTACATACATGGAGATCCTTTTAAAATAACAAGAAAAACAAACGAGATAGTTTTTATAGATATAATATCAACACTGCTTTTTGTTATTTATCTTACATTTTAA
- a CDS encoding cysteine-rich CWC family protein has translation MKRICPGCGSVFECNGLSCWCSGIKIKREKINMLSLISDSCFCPDCLRKLI, from the coding sequence ATGAAAAGGATATGCCCTGGCTGTGGATCAGTTTTTGAATGTAACGGGCTTTCATGCTGGTGTTCTGGGATAAAAATAAAAAGGGAGAAGATAAATATGCTGTCGCTAATAAGTGATTCATGCTTCTGCCCTGATTGCTTAAGAAAATTAATTTAA
- a CDS encoding MFS transporter, producing MKYIHLKVIALNIFMLLAVTFTMRATTNMLMTIIPVFTKYVINADVLDVGLTATLAGIGALISNIFVNGKIRIDRTPVTIFSFLLLMTISIFFLIFSSNIYEVLVLSLASGLSMGVVQTLLMTLITALAPRELRDRYIAMFTASLSLSLIAGTLAQGLIVKYINVRTAFIIFFFVSLLSTLIMLISSRRIKINPGKSKKIKFSDVLSKSSTALKNPKVQFALSGNISYAFPFVLILTYGSIFGNEYDNINPSSFFYILAAFFFVSFLTRLYMSTHSIKRKELLMYFSFVLGLAGYIIIGISSYYIIFLIGLIILGIPHGSIYPISSYYLSNSVETEDLNIVYSMFSFIMNIIAFIIPFVYGLISKLYDLRIASLSLSIPMALVIIYSVISNIKGNRSLKRNESLN from the coding sequence ATGAAATATATTCATCTAAAGGTTATTGCACTTAACATTTTCATGCTTCTTGCCGTGACATTTACAATGAGGGCAACAACAAACATGCTAATGACGATTATTCCCGTGTTTACCAAGTATGTTATTAATGCCGATGTGCTTGATGTTGGTCTTACAGCCACCCTGGCAGGCATAGGTGCATTAATTTCAAATATATTTGTAAACGGTAAAATAAGAATAGACAGGACGCCAGTTACAATATTCTCGTTTCTCCTGCTAATGACCATATCGATCTTCTTTTTAATCTTCTCATCGAATATATATGAGGTCCTTGTATTATCACTTGCGTCAGGCCTTTCCATGGGCGTTGTCCAGACACTCTTAATGACTTTAATAACGGCGCTCGCACCAAGGGAGCTTAGAGATAGATACATAGCAATGTTCACGGCATCGTTATCATTAAGCTTAATAGCAGGTACCCTTGCACAGGGTTTAATAGTAAAATACATAAATGTAAGGACGGCCTTTATAATATTCTTCTTTGTTTCACTGTTATCAACATTGATAATGTTAATCTCATCAAGAAGGATAAAAATCAATCCAGGCAAATCAAAAAAGATAAAATTCTCGGACGTTTTATCAAAATCATCAACTGCATTAAAAAATCCAAAGGTTCAGTTTGCATTATCAGGAAACATATCATATGCATTTCCATTTGTTTTAATACTAACCTATGGAAGCATCTTTGGAAATGAATATGATAATATAAATCCATCATCGTTCTTTTACATACTTGCTGCATTCTTCTTCGTATCATTTTTAACAAGGCTTTACATGTCAACACACAGCATTAAAAGAAAGGAGTTATTAATGTACTTTTCCTTTGTTCTTGGCCTGGCAGGATACATAATAATCGGCATCAGCTCATATTATATAATATTCCTTATAGGTTTAATAATACTTGGTATACCCCATGGATCAATATATCCAATATCAAGCTATTACCTTTCAAATTCCGTTGAAACAGAGGATCTAAACATAGTATACTCAATGTTCTCATTTATAATGAATATAATAGCATTTATTATACCATTTGTCTATGGTTTAATATCAAAACTCTATGATCTAAGGATAGCATCGCTTTCATTGTCAATACCAATGGCGCTTGTTATAATATACTCTGTTATATCAAACATTAAGGGCAATAGATCATTAAAGAGAAATGAATCATTAAATTAA